A part of Leishmania panamensis strain MHOM/PA/94/PSC-1 chromosome 34 sequence genomic DNA contains:
- a CDS encoding hypothetical protein (TriTrypDB/GeneDB-style sysID: LpmP.34.2730) has product MTLYSIYVFNRYGDTIYSKQWKRTSAVQHGEDGLVAGFIYTLQQISSQLSSTQSGGLRAVHTPLYKVHYSETMTGYRVALFTDKTVSTEVVQMTLTELLKEVFIRTVTRNPSYRHEKGGLVTGTEFEEAMEALFRRKKLLA; this is encoded by the coding sequence ATGACGCTGTACTCCATCTACGTGTTCAACCGATATGGAGACACCATCTACAGCAAGCAGTGGAAGCGCACcagtgcagtgcagcacggCGAGGACGGCCTTGTCGCTGGTTTTATCTACACCCTTCAGCAGATAAGCTCGCAGTTGTCGTCTACTCAGAGCGGTGGGTTACGGGCCGTGCACACGCCTCTGTACAAAGTGCACTACTCTGAGACAATGACGGGCTACCGCGTTGCACTCTTCACTGACAAGACAGTGAGCACGGAGGTCGTGCAAATGACCCTGActgagctgctgaaggaggtgtTTATTCGTACTGTGACAAGGAACCCGTCATATCGACACGAGAAGGGTGGGCTAGTCACCGGGACGGAGTTTGAGGAAGCCATGGAGGCACTCTTCCGCCGCAAAAAGCTGCTTGCGTGA
- a CDS encoding dynein light chain, putative (TriTrypDB/GeneDB-style sysID: LpmP.34.2760) produces MQGEVDATTFSLRPDHQHKFRPNELKPIAKSVLESRLEDQEYNADEMQNISKEIADTVRDKIRSKNLERYKIIVHCMIGEQRGEGMRTGCKMFWDSDTDNYFEEVYVSKHLFATVTVFGVYQY; encoded by the coding sequence ATGCAGGGGGAGGTTGACGCCACCACCTTTTCCCTCCGGCCGGATCACCAGCACAAGTTTCGCCCGAATGAGCTGAAGCCGATTGCAAAGTCGGTGCTCGAGAGCCGCCTGGAGGACCAGGAGTACAACGCCGATGAGATGCAGAACATCAGCAAGGAAATAGCCGACACCGTACGCGATAAGATTCGCTCGAAGAACCTGGAGCGCTACAAAATTATTGTGCACTGTATGATAGGTGAGCAGCGTGGCGAGGGTATGCGAACGGGGTGCAAGATGTTCTGGGACTCCGACACAGACAATTATTTTGAGGAGGTGTACGTGAGCAAGCACCTGTTTGCGACGGTGACAGTGTTCGGTGTCTACCAATACTGA
- a CDS encoding hypothetical protein (TriTrypDB/GeneDB-style sysID: LpmP.34.2710): MTKLVRKLKQMAKKRAHRKTVQKRKVERAQRELERRSEQQSQKLEDEVDREMARLNGEIEEEVNARAAASSRDIDNDAARSVMVKRAMRIVGDLILDTPVKKSKKQMTRKQARRREKMVERGLAVSDSLSNKWDRKKRCVKIRAQIRNEDLHN, encoded by the coding sequence ATGACGAAACTAGTGCGAAAGCTGAAGCAGATGGCGAAGAAGCGGGCGCACCGCAAGACGGTGCAGAAGCGAAAGGTGGAGCGCGCGCAGCGTGAGCTGGAGCGCCGCAGTGAGCAGCAATCCCAAAAACTGGAGGACGAGGTTGACCGAGAGATGGCGCGACTGAATGGTGAGATAGAGGAAGAAGTCAAcgcccgcgctgctgctagcAGCCGAGACATAGACAATGATGCGGCAAGAAGCGTTATGGTGAAGCGAGCGATGCGCATTGTCGGCGACCTCATCCTGGACACCCCTGtcaagaagagcaaaaagcAGATGACACGAAAACAAGCGAGGCGCAGGGAAAAGATGGTCGAGCGTGGGCTGGCGGTGAGCGACAGTCTCTCCAACAAATGGGATCGCAAGAAGCGTTGCGTCAAGATCCGAGCACAAATCCGAAACGAGGACTTGCACAACTGA
- a CDS encoding hypothetical protein (TriTrypDB/GeneDB-style sysID: LpmP.34.2740), whose product MQQEVLWEGTVIDNVNHKLVQHFVKLSTNERYRQARHMLVVGGQAMIEELCRAGYRPHHLMVECRKPIPESFRDCQTTDVVFVAQSVSASVASGLDGYVGDFEIPTPPMREQLIANHQRLNRVLVLDNVNDPGVFGTLLRTASGYQYDAIIATNHCADLYDHRVVRAARGAHFQTAVPIYTLKEEDGDDVYGLLNHIVERNNLLPLCYAAQADTTDLDGGGVNTHSGFVAAPETPVGCVFRSSVVGAAAVPIPAPRQRESFGAASSSYRLAGASQVREASLSDFCLDHFTRPSSAEDDAKSGYILFAGPNHKRNMLRRLATRLSRPNTRLLLDSLPSPSDTPTDLLISMSVVLYALRPRGNWDYLPAEKKEEHSTLALQAKHASVDIGVNRLRVSAADINLDEAEQREQAHQANELMRWRRLARRRGSDYDHWMEMEQRRVQRMVKRESQRRVAPWMSTRNLKEKSMPDWVPNIIDEYRQSLDRDALTHERDISTNYQRPPR is encoded by the coding sequence ATGCAACAAGAGGTGCTCTGGGAGGGAACGGTGATTGACAACGTGAATCACAAGCTCGTACAGCACTTTGTGAAGCTTAGCACCAACGAGAGGTACCGGCAAGCACGGCACATGCTCGTCGTCGGTGGTCAGGCGATGATTGAGGAGCTGTGCCGAGCCGGGTACCGGCCACACCACCTGATGGTGGAGTGTAGAAAGCCAATCCCGGAGTCCTTTCGCGATTGCCAGACCACTGACGTCGTGTTTGTGGCCCAGTCTGTCTCGGCCTCCGTCGCGTCCGGACTAGACGGCTACGTTGGTGATTTTGAGATCCCAACGCCGCCGATGAGGGAGCAGCTCATCGCAAATCATCAGCGGCTTAACCGTGTGCTTGTCCTTGACAACGTCAATGACCCTGGCGTGTTCGGAACGCTACTCCGCACTGCCTCGGGGTATCAGTACGACGCCATCATCGCGACGAATCACTGCGCTGACCTATACGATCATCGCGTCGTTCGCGCTGCTCGTGGCGCGCACTTTCAAACCGCCGTGCCTATCTACACGttgaaagaggaagacggcgATGACGTGTATGGACTGCTGAATCACATTGTGGAGCGCAACAACCTTCTGCCGCTTTGCTACGCCGCACAGGCAGACACTACTGACCTCGATGGTGGGGGCGTGAACACGCACTCAGGGTTTGTCGCCGCACCGGAGACACCTGTGGGATGCGTTTTTCGGTCTAGCGTGGTGGGAGCGGCAGCCGTGCCTATtccggcgccgcggcagcgggagTCCTTCGGTgccgcatcgtcgtcgtACCGCCTCGCCGGCGCATCGCAGGTGAGAGAGGCGTCGCTTTCCGACTTCTGCCTTGATCACTTCACACGCCCCTCCAGCGCCGAGGATGACGCGAAGAGCGGCTACATTCTCTTTGCCGGCCCGAACCACAAGCGCAacatgctgcgccgcctggcAACAAGGTTGTCGCGGCCAAACACGCGACTGCTCCTCGACAGTCTTCCTTCGCCGAGCGACACGCCCACCGATTTGCTGATTTCTATGTCTGTCGTGCTCTACGCTCTTCGCCCGCGTGGCAACTGGGATTACCTGCCGgcggagaaaaaggaggagcacTCCACGCTAGCCTTGCAGGCAAAACATGCCTCGGTGGACATTGGCGTCAACCGGCTGCgcgtcagcgctgctgataTTAACCTCGAtgaggcagagcagcgagagcaaGCGCACCAGGCAAATGAGCTcatgcgctggcggcgtcttgcacgccgccgcggcagcgactaTGACCATTGGATGGAAATGGAGCAGCGCCGAGTGCAGAGGATGGTGAAACGTGAGAGCCAACGTCGTGTCGCACCGTGGATGTCGACACGTAATCTCAAGGAAAAGTCGATGCCGGACTGGGTGCCGAACATTATTGATGAATACCGCCAGTCTCTGGATCGCGACGCACTGACGCACGAGCGCGACATCAGCACCAACTACCAACGGCCACCGAGATGA
- a CDS encoding RNA polymerase-associated protein LEO1, putative (TriTrypDB/GeneDB-style sysID: LpmP.34.2700) yields the protein MDPASHIPAATSPLAAATTKGFDEEDVLAHPGGAHVPATAALTIQALFGPIFQIEKVDRAAAKDPGLIDTRAILDDLFGGAIREDDLHLFQEERHAAEMLAREMKMNKDVVVYEEGARYFGSAGADVLRVDQHAPFTLLEGSLPERWDENRKRAATPSWLLDMPVIFPNRQTLHADPRPCDPSTCAYLESNKFMLYTPTNVMRWSVTDKGTSSNSRIVRWSDGTMTMHVGNDVLMLLPSQDSTLNLLGESLEVGKEGMEIEAVITSTVPAKHLTARLGEAASIEVALAQERRQREVESRHRNLPYTDFSMPPIDWAHPRKGRTIQEEYVREEYEVREREMKRRIKDGHPMTLAEQLQLEARLQDHVIGVSAEQLKAEREDQLRVAALKAAQRAANRGQKRSRLDRDLDLQGGIDSIHDMSGDPFLRDKEDDEGDGDEEVSDADSFERQLADMYARNNATEPTKKSAEKFKSERSDSRYNGLAAALRALLTHVPMNAEAFASVDGTLTFITMNDTLDEVVKSEVPKMLAEVAAELPTVNTQRVREELAALFPDEL from the coding sequence ATGGATCCTGCATCGCATATTCCAGCGGCTACGTCTCCTctagcagcggcgacgaccaAGGGAttcgatgaggaggacgtcCTCGCCCACCCGGGAGGTGCCCACGTCCCGGCGACCGCGGCGCTCACGATACAGGCGCTCTTCGGACCTATCTTCCAGATAGAGAAGGTGGACCGAGCGGCCGCCAAGGACCCGGGCCTCATTGATACACGCGCCATTCTGGACGACCTCTTTGGTGGTGCCATTCGCGAAGATGACTTACACCTCTTTCAAGAAGAGCGACACGCCGCTGAGATGCTTGCGCGGGAGATGAAAATGAACAAGGATGTTGTAGTGTACGAGGAGGGTGCGCGGTActtcggcagcgctggcgccgaCGTGCTGCGCGTCGATCAGCACGCCCCCTTCACGCTCCTGGAAGGTTCGCTGCCGGAGCGCTGGGACGAGAATCGAAAAAGGGCGGCGACTCCGTCCTGGCTGCTGGACATGCCGGTCATCTTTCCGAACCGACAGACGCTGCACGCCGACCCGCGTCCTTGCGACCCGTCTACATGCGCATACTTGGAAAGCAATAAGTTTATGCTCTACACCCCAACGAATGTGATGCGGTGGAGTGTCACTGACAAGGGAACTTCGAGCAATAGCCGTATAGTGCGCTGGAGCGACGGCACCATGACGATGCACGTCGGCAATGACGTtctgatgctgctgccctcgcaGGACTCCACACTGAATCTTCTCGGTGAGTCATTGGAGGTGGGCAAGGAGGGGATGGAAATTGAGGCTGTGATTACCTCCACAGTGCCGGCGAAGCATCTCACCGCGCGCCTCGGGGAGGCGGCTTCCATCGAGGTTGCCCTCGCGCAGGAACGCCGCCAGCGCGAGGTGGAgagccgccaccgcaactTGCCATACACAGACTTTTCTATGCCGCCTATCGACTGGGCTCACCCGCGCAAGGGACGCACCATTCAAGAGGAGTATGTGCGCGAGGAGTACGAAGTGCGCGAGCGGGAGATGAAGCGGCGCATCAAGGACGGCCATCCGATGACACtggcagagcagctgcaactAGAGGCACGGTTGCAGGATCATGTCATAGGCGTTtcggcggagcagctgaaggcAGAGCGTGAGGACCAGCTGCGGGTGGCGGCACTCAAGGCTGCACAGCGTGCGGCGAACCGCGGCCAGAAGCGCAGTCGTCTTGACCGCGACCTCGACCTGCAGGGCGGCATCGATAGCATCCATGACATGAGCGGTGACCCGTTCTTGAGGGACAAGGAAGACGATGAGGGTGACGGCGATGAGGAGGTTAGTGATGCCGACTCATTCGAGCGGCAGTTGGCGGACATGTACGCACGAAACAATGCAACTGAGCCTACGAAAAAGTCTGCCGAGAAGTTTAAATCAGAGCGTAGTGACTCTCGCTACAACGGCTTAGCGGCGGCACTACGGGCATTGTTGACACACGTTCCGATGAATGCCGAGGCGTTTGCCTCCGTGGACGGCACACTCACCTTCATCACGATGAATGACACTCTGGATGAGGTGGTGAAGTCAGAGGTACCGAAAATGctcgccgaggtggcggcggagctgccgACAGTAAACACCCAGCGTGTGAGGGAGGAGCTCGCCGCCCTCTTTCCTGATGAGCTATGA
- a CDS encoding hypothetical protein (TriTrypDB/GeneDB-style sysID: LpmP.34.2750), protein MRFAGTSSIDKATFRRLWTSLPYEQLERSFWVALEAFCEPFLDSNSPLNSPTFFSVPQTGRIVQKDLPLVNEDIVRACNELRPLYTTFTLWNPLALAALLKTPIEVVTTQLLLAVQQSWMSVYFVICCRSCGCDIAHFHSVNDIPFIGTFHSTNAFRCPMCTDRTEVKELRDVAVFFQLQRLPALFRRQHYRLYYTKEADERRLESIFCPGQAGFAFTAHLPKGRYLLSAPFCGAFVEISVDLSAEVMGAKDPYLSHIVDLKTYIRSQNSTADPFGRPIKRRSTIRHVLPRRGITSAGTVSSDGLGGGGAQRLSIACGSRFSMSDTIHSEDVVKSITGFGSEDVEEMPPISVISLKHGKVQFRIYNSTPHSGFVDLFVALDTRTEFSANPYPQLFHVPHFMHCLPRGLRSSFLTRCIPRPPSTTPTTGAYVRHQFVLSGEQADDPNIISVLREVHRYSLEDHYGLLIGVGDGGTSFESTFLSTTAALASSICFFQRVLTRLGETVALAMRCSVTEGPLKIAAYQGQYNDAHNTRSSYPDAQFVGAVVYASNHPPISGPYLYCTEVEPPTAVVAATTDDETGKEVVTRRVGVLDKYRSPAWLHDENSSYYDNINSRDNHAPNKMSVSKATQQEVQCLIRFEVRYVSSTIDCDTGTCLRRTSVCPQLPLKENGSGSTDNIFPYFLEFLREHFEGTSLKEEPHALVVQIPLPMIYASLQMSTILDKKAYTKEQLGPF, encoded by the coding sequence ATGCGCTTCGCAGGGACTTCATCGATCGACAAGGCGACGTTTCGCCGTTTGTGGACCTCGTTGCCCTATGAACAGCTGGAGAGGAGCTTCTGGGTGGCGCTAGAGGCCTTCTGTGAGCCGTTCCTGGACTCGAACTCCCCTTTAAATAGCCCAACCTTCTTTTCTGTACCCCAGACGGGCCGCATCGTGCAGAAAGACCTCCCTCTTGTGAATGAGGACATTGTGAGGGCGTGCAATGAGCTGCGTCCCCTCTATACTACCTTCACTCTGTGGAacccgctggcgctggcggcgctgctcaagACACCGATCGAAGTGGTGACAACGCAACTGCTGCTCGCTGTGCAGCAGTCGTGGATGTCCGTGTACTTTGTGATCTGCTGCCGGTCGTGTGGCTGTGATATTGCACACTTCCACTCTGTCAACGATATTCCCTTTATTGGCACGTTTCACTCGACAAACGCGTTTCGCTGTCCGATGTGCACTGATCGTACTGAGGtaaaggagctgcgcgatgTCGCCGTGTTtttccagctgcagcggctacCAGCGCTCTTTCGCCGCCAGCACTACCGACTGTACTACACCAAAGAGGCAGATGAGCGACGTCTGGAGTCCATTTTCTGCCCTGGGCAAGCCGGCTTTGCATTCACGGCGCACCTGCCAAAGGGACGCTACCTCCTGTCGGCGCCGTTTTGCGGCGCATTCGTTGAGATCTCGGTGGACCTCTCCGCGGAAGTCATGGGAGCGAAGGACCCCTATCTGTCTCACATTGTTGACTTGAAGACCTACATTCGCTCCCAGAACAGCACTGCAGATCCTTTCGGGCGCCCCATCAAGCGACGCAGCACCATCCGCCACGTCCTGCCGCGGCGCGGCATCACCAGTGCTGGCACGGTCAGTAGCGATGGtcttggtggtggtggagcgcaACGTCTGTCCATCGCATGCGGCTCACGGTTTTCTATGTCGGATACCATCCATTCCGAGGACGTTGTCAAATCCATCACTGGGTTTGGGTCCGAGGACGTCGAAGAGATGCCGCCGATTTCGGTGATCAGCCTCAAACACGGCAAGGTGCAGTTCCGCATCTACAATTCAACCCCTCATAGTGGTTTTGTTGACCTGTTTGTCGCTCTTGACACACGCACCGAGTTCTCTGCCAACCCGTACCCACAACTCTTCCATGTTCCACATTTCATGCACTGCCTTCCGCGTGGGCTGCGCTCCTCATTTCTCACTCGCTGCATTCCGAGACCGCCGTCAACGACGCCGACGACTGGCGCGTATGTGCGCCATCAGTTCGTCTTGAGCGGCGAGCAGGCCGACGATCCGAACATTATTTcagtgctgcgcgaggtgcaCCGCTACTCTCTGGAGGACCACTACGGCCTGCTCAtcggcgtcggcgacggTGGTACCTCTTTTGAGAGTACCTTTCTCTCCACCACGGCTGCCCTGGCTAGCAGCATATGCTTTTTCCAGCGCGTGCTAACGCGCCTAGGCGAGACGGTGGCGCTTGCCATGCGGTGCAGCGTCACCGAGGGTCCGCTGAAGATCGCCGCCTACCAAGGGCAGTACAACGACGCTCATAATACCCGTTCAAGCTACCCAGATGCACAATTTGTCGGCGCAGTCGTCTACGCGAGCAACCACCCACCCATTTCGGGCCCGTACTTGTACTGCACAGAGGTTGAGCCACCCACAGCCGTAGTCGCTGCGACCACCGACGATGAAACGGGCAAAGAGGTTGTGACGCGGCGGGTGGGTGTCCTGGACAAGTACCGCAGTCCTGCGTGGCTGCACGATGAGAACAGCTCTTACTACGACAACATCAATTCCCGCGACAACCACGCCCCTAACAAGATGTCCGTCAGTAAGGCTAcgcagcaggaggtgcagtGTCTTATTCGATTTGAGGTGCGCTATGTATCCTCGACGATCGACTGCGACACTGGCACGTGCTTACGCCGCACTTCGGTCTGCCCTCAATTGCCGCTCAAGGAAAACGGCAGCGGCTCAACAGACAACATTTTTCCTTACTTCTTGGAGTTCTTGCGCGAGCACTTTGAGGGGACGTCTCTGAAGGAGGAGCCCCACGCGCTCGTGGTGCAGATACCGCTGCCCATGATCTACGCTTCCCTGCAGATGTCCACCATTTTAGACAAGAAGGCCTACACCAAGGAGCAGCTGGGTCCCTTCTGA
- a CDS encoding aminotransferase, putative (TriTrypDB/GeneDB-style sysID: LpmP.34.2690) — MCNAPGPPLKKRKPQPLPQTEPLPIYLDYNATTPLCEEAWQEICRIHGTWGNPSSAHPYGLAAKYELEEARKKVQVALNALSSESIIFTSGGTESNNLAIAGGTLALRQREPRRRYVVSSNVEHPAVAEVLRYMNGSNPATSGTASTTDGAKTGSQATVKVVHVAVNPQTGRLDASSLRKVLNGLPGGPTCVALVSVMFANNEIGAVNDIKELCRLTKELCGAACLFHTDAAQSLGKVPVDVQDTNVDFLSVCGHKFYGPKGVGALYVKPGVAVQNILFGAGHERGIRPGTENVLLVAGIAEALRIACTNIDRFSAVMRDTRDELLRVLKVELATHDMGLVVNGDVTVALPNTLNCALFKRVPNMKTGSPVTYISAQRLILATGDEVCISTGSACHSTIDEGTEIVVSDPLKAVQVGVDRAIGTLRISTGRTTTMDDVRRAGKIIARRAAQQFEVE; from the coding sequence ATGTGTAACGCTCCGGGACCTCcgctgaagaagcgcaaaCCGCAGCCTTTGCCGCAGACAGAGCCACTGCCCATCTACCTCGACTACAACGCCACTACGCCGCTCTGTGAGGAGGCTTGGCAGGAGATTTGTCGCATACATGGAACGTGGGGCAATCCGAGCTCAGCACATCCCTACGGTCTAGCGGCAAAGTATGAGTTGGAAGAAGCACGAAAAAAAGTGCAGGTGGCCCTCAACGCGCTATCATCGGAGTCCATCATCTTCACCTCGGGCGGAACAGAGAGCAACAACCTCGCCATTGCCGGCGGCACGCTCGCCCTTCGGCAGAGGGAGCCCCGGAGACGCTATGTCGTCTCCTCCAACGTGGAGCATCCTGCCGTGGCAGAGGTACTGAGGTATATGAATGGCAGCAACCCAGCGACTAGTGGCACCGCTAGCACCACTGACGGCGCCAAGACAGGATCACAAGCCACAGTGAAGGTGGTGCATGTTGCAGTGAACCCGCAGACTGGCCGACTTGATGCATCGTCGCTGCGGAAGGTCCTGAACGGTCTCCCTGGTGGCCCCACGTGTGTCGCTCTCGTCTCTGTCATGTTTGCGAACAACGAAATTGGAGCCGTCAACGACATCAAAGAGTTGTGCCGCCTAACAAAGGAGCTCTGCGGGGCGGCGTGTCTTTTTCACACAGACGCCGCCCAGTCACTGGGTAAGGTGCCGGTGGATGTGCAGGACACAAACGTGGacttcctctctgtctgcggACACAAATTCTACGGTCCCAAGGGCGTCGGCGCGCTGTACGTCAAACCTggtgtggcggtgcagaACATCCTCTTCGGCGCAGGCCATGAGCGTGGCATCCGGCCTGGCACGGAGAACGTGCTGCTCGTGGCGGGCATTGCTGAGGCGCTCCGCATCGCGTGCACAAATATTGACCGCTTCTCAGCTGTAATGCGAGACACCCGCGATGAACTTCTGCGAGTGCTGAAAGTGGAGCTGGCAACGCACGACATGGGCCTCGTTGTCAACGGCGATGTCACGGTCGCACTGCCAAACACGCTCAACTGCGCGCTCTTCAAGCGAGTGCCAAACATGAAAACAGGATCGCCTGTCACCTACATATCAGCGCAGCGACTGATTCTCGCCACTGGGGATGAGGTGTGCATATCCACAGGCTCGGCTTGCCACTCGACAATCGATGAGGGAACCGAGATCGTCGTCTCTGATCCGCTCAAGGCAGTTCAGGTAGGTGTGGATCGAGCCATTGGCACTCTGCGTATCTCAACTGGGCGTACCACAACCATGGATGACGTGCGTCGAGCGGGTAAGATTATCGCGCGGCGGGCTGCGCAGCAGTTCGAGGTGGAATAA
- a CDS encoding protein kinase, putative (TriTrypDB/GeneDB-style sysID: LpmP.34.2720), giving the protein MSAVLVDTCGREHRLERAVVAEPGSYGALFARAATYRAQCLTPPGTKDVSRRREASSGESHPKSFASAALVTYIPLTTSLQDPATTSEAASLDLVLQNIRLRRQVDHPFLRAMIDAFYTDQVLSPPTLTSDGADSVNVKTWPGASLPSTPPPRENHAKEADSAQDTEGPTRPDGPTASALTPSSTIAALVVVEEYVEGCSLADYADAVAKRHIKRSNRKMQEDAAAISRQLAELLLHVHAVGHVLCPDIPLDCVHLDLKKGCVRVRLPLRAAATLDIVEKSTGAALAVTTTVPCMASIDNSMRSVSGEGGSCVCAPEMCEMACWNDGTSAPWGVLPFSADVWALGLLMLQLCSLNHKDLSTATNAAERLVVVRSHLHELVSLLPSETEKDMVELIRSCLEYSPTRRPTLGMLLESRCFGKHHPLRVREPTPAIMSLAEAVMTVKNNEASPSSMQPVARHSRTMNTTDTNLPGVVADDTLVFLSHQVLAWTTPRSFRDAFVPMVDSSLGTADPCALLGSRASKDPTAAATTQPRQSSPPSLAAATQQALQDIALLHEQYHRICVMSSDPSTLATPCVQQSTYKALRDRVQRTRQLPRDITSTTTIMEELTEHFAKLEHSNPKLCFRFMELLLEGFTNSPSDVEALIETVTLAEALLHASSMDTSAAGGAQPIREDASLNDTTGNSAANEKGSVFNVNETLRMMPSMPAHVISSDRAANTSAILYNSWLRKQRKKHLKMDGY; this is encoded by the coding sequence ATGAGCGCCGTGCTTGTCGACACCTGTGGTCGCGAGCACCGGCTGGAAAGGGCTGTGGTGGCTGAACCTGGCTCCTACGGCGCACTTTTCGCACGGGCCGCGACGTACCGTGCCCAATGCCTCACCCCTCCAGGCACGAAGGACGTATCACGACGTAGAGAGGCGAGCAGTGGTGAGTCGCACCCCAAGTCATTCGCAAGCGCTGCACTGGTCACCTACATTCCACTGACTACCTCTCTTCAGGACCCGGCCACCACATCTGAAGCAGCCTCGCTGGATCTCGTCCTGCAGAACATCAGGCTTCGCCGGCAAGTGGATCACCCTTTTCTGCGCGCAATGATAGATGCCTTCTACACAGATCAGGTGTTGAGCCCTCCAACCTTGACCAGTGACGGCGCCGACAGCGTCAATGTGAAGACGTGGCCCGGAGCGTCTCTGCCgagcacaccaccaccacgcgaGAACCACGCGAAAGAGGCAGACAGCGCACAGGACACTGAAGGCCCCACACGGCCGGACGGCCCAACGGCATCCGCGCTGACCCCTTCATCGACGATAGCTGCGCTGGTAGTAGTCGAGGAGTACGTTGAGGGCTGTTCGCTCGCTGACTACGCCGACGCCGTGGCGAAGCGGCATATTAAGAGAAGCAACCGCAAGATGCAGGAGGATGCGGCGGCTATTTCGCGCCAACTCGCTGAGCTCCTGCTCCACGTGCACGCTGTTGGGCATGTCTTGTGCCCCGATATTCCCCTCGACTGCGTCCACTTGGACCTGAAGAAGGGATGCGTGCGCGTTCGGCTCCCTCTCCGTGCTGCGGCTACGCTCGATATAGTGGAGAAGTCGACCGGTGCTGCACTGGCAGTCACCACGACGGTGCCGTGCATGGCGTCTATCGACAACTCAATGAGATCTGTATCCGGCGAAGGAGGATCTTGTGTTTGTGCGCCCGAGATGTGCGAAATGGCGTGCTGGAATGACGGTACATCCGCGCCGTGGGGTGTGcttcctttctctgctgATGTGTGGGCATTGGGACTTCTCATGCTACAGCTGTGCTCCTTAAATCACAAGGACCTCTCCACGGCCACCAATGCTGCTGAGCGCCTTGTCGTCGTGCGCAGTCATCTGCATGAACTTGTTAGTCTGCTTCCGtcagagacggagaaggatATGGTCGAGCTCATTCGCAGCTGCCTCGAGTATTCTCCCACGCGGCGCCCGACTCTTGGGATGCTGCTCGAGTCCAGATGCTTTGGGAAGCACCACCCCCTTAGAGTGCGCGAGCCGACCCCAGCTATCATGAGCCTCGCTGAAGCCGTCATGACTGTCAAGAACAACGAAGCCTCACCTTCGTCGATGCAGCCGGTTGCGCGGCACTCGCGAACGATGAACACGACCGACACGAACCTGCCTGGCGTGGTTGCTGACGACACCTTGGTATTCCTATCCCACCAGGTTCTCGCCTGGACGACTCCGCGCAGTTTTCGGGATGCGTTCGTACCGATGGTCGATTCTTCTCTGGGAACAGCTGACCCATGTGCACTGCTAGGCAGCCGTGCATCAAAGGACCCAACTGCCGCAGCCACCACGCAGCCTCGACAAAGTTCACCTCCGTCGTTGGCCGCAGCGACCCAGCAAGCGCTACAAGATATCGCACTTCTGCATGAGCAGTACCACCGAATATGCGTGATGTCAAGTGACCCATCAACTCTAGCCACGCCCTGTGTACAACAGAGCACCTACAAAGCGCTGCGTGACCGTGTACAGCGCActcggcagctgccgcgcgaCATCACCAGCACTACGACCATTATGGAGGAGCTCACTGAGCACTTTGCCAAACTGGAGCACAGTAACCCGAAGCTGTGCTTTCGTTTTATGGAGCTCCTTTTGGAGGGTTTCACGAACTCTCCGTCGGACGTCGAAGCCCTCATAGAGACCGTTACCCTTGCCGAAGCACTGCTACACGCTTCTTCCATGGATACGTCGGCCGCTGGGGGTGCTCAACCGATCCGAGAAGATGCCTCCCTTAACGATACAACGGGGAACTCGGCGGCTAACGAAAAGGGGTCTGTTTTCAACGTGAACGAAACGCTGCGTATGATGCCCTCCATGCCCGCCCATGTAATTTCCTCTGACAGAGCCGCAAACACCTCCGCTATTCTCTACAACTCGTGGCTACGGAAGCAGCGAAAAAAACACCTAAAAATGGACGGATACTGA